DNA from Deltaproteobacteria bacterium:
CTGCGGATCGCCTACGGATCCCTCACGCCCGAAACCGCCGAAGCGGGAATCGACCGCCTGATCGACGGCCTGAGGGCGATCCTAGCCCGCATTTCTCACCATGGTTCGTAGCGAGGCGGTGGAGACGGGTATGGATACAAGGCGTCGCGACCGAGGGCACCGCAGGCGTAGTTGACACTACGTCGAGGAGCCCGACCGAGCGCAACGCAGTAGACATGGCCGCTCCCGCCATCCATGGCTCCCGCGGCACTTGTCCATCCATGGACGTCGCCCGTATCCGCCGCCGCAGCAGAAGCGTGGTGAGAAATGCGGGCTAGGGACGCCGTAAACCGGATGCCTGGCGGGCGGGCCGCCGCTCAATGGCACAGGGTGCCGTTGAAGCATCCGGGCGGCGTTCCCGCGGGAGCCCCTCCCGAAGCGTGGCAGTCGAAGCAGACGACCGCGTTCACCGGGTCCGTATCCGTGTGTGTGACCGCCGGCGACGTGCCGCGCCAGGGAGCAGCGGGATGCGGGGCGCTCACACCGTGGCACGGAAAGCAGGAAACGGTGGAGCCCCCTCCCGTGAAATCGTTCCCGTGGCAGATCCGGCACACGATGAAACTCGATTGTCCCGGCGCCCGTTTCGCCGAGGCGCCGTGCTCCGTCGGACTCCCCCAAGTGGGGGAAGAGTGATGGCAGGCTACGCCGTTGAGCGTGTTGGAGAAGCAGGATACCTTCGCGATCCCCCCGTCCAGCCCCTCGCCGTGGCACGGCCGGCAAAGGCTCGTATCGGAGGACGACAGGACCAGCGAAGGATGGGTGGAGACAAAGCCCGCCGGATGGTTGCCGTCCGGAGCGATGAGATTCAAGCCGGAGGTGCCGTTGCCCGTCGAGCAGCCCACGGCAACGACTCCTGCGAGAAGAAGCAACAGGCAAGGCCATGAAGGCCGGATTTTCCGCATCCCCGTCATTTTCGTTCATCCTCCCGCATTGCGTTCCCTCCCGCCCGCTTCACGATGCCTTCCGTCGGCTCTACCGATGACACGGCCGGCACCTGGCGTCGTTCTTGTTCCCGTGGCACCGGAAGCAGGATCCCGGGTCCACCCTCCCATCCAGCGGGTGGAGAGCGATGTAATCTCCCCGGTGCGGCAGGGTCAGATCGGGGCGATCCCCCATCCGGGTGCTCGGGTAGATTTCCTCTTTCCTGGAATGGCACGCCTGGCAGAACGAGGCTCCGTGGCATGAGGCGCAGAGGTTCTGCCCCTGCCTGGAGTACAGCCCGTGCTGCTTCACG
Protein-coding regions in this window:
- a CDS encoding cytochrome C is translated as MRPAIRGIVMAVAALVLIAGCSAVSKTPSVPAKHPEELTGWTKVDCLECHSDISTGALKPYASFRHTTAFVKQHGLYSRQGQNLCASCHGASFCQACHSRKEEIYPSTRMGDRPDLTLPHRGDYIALHPLDGRVDPGSCFRCHGNKNDARCRPCHR